ACGGGAAGTGGCGCACGACCCACTGCACCGAGTAGAGCAGGTCACTGCGCAGGCAGAAGTTGCTGTTGCCGCAGACCTCGATCATGAAGTCGTTGAAGGCGCGGTTGGCCTCGTGGTAGGCCTCATCGTCGGTACCCGAGGCGGCGACCTTGCCGAGCAGCGCGAGCGCCGTCTCGGCCTGCTCGTCGGTCATCCGCTTCGTCGCGAGGCGGATGATCGATCCATACAGGTAGCCGGCGTGCTCCATCGTCTCGCGCACGCGCTGCGGCGTGAGCTCGGCGACGCGCGTGTAGCGGCTCGCCGCCATCTCGATCAGGCCGGCTCGCTCCAGGCGCTGCAGCGCCTCGCGCACGGGCATGCGCGAGACGCCGAGCTGATCGGCGAGGTCCTGATCGCGCAGCGACTGTCCGGGGGCGAGCTCGCCCTGGACGATCGCGTCGGCGAGACGCACGAACACCATGTCGGACAGGCGCTGCGGCTGAGGGGTGTCAAGGGCGAGGAGCGCGGACAAGGGAGGCCTCCGTGGGTGCAGAGTGTGGCAGCGGCGCGCGAGGGTTCGGGTGCTTTCGCGCGATGTCGCACGCCCGGGGGAGCGTATATCGACGAAGCTCGATCGTACGCTCTCGGTGGCCTGGTCCGCTAGGGTTCCCGGATAGTTGTGGGTCAGGCGCCCTTGAGTCGGTCGGCGAGGTAGGCGCTCAGGCCCTCGAGCGGCACGCGCTCCTGCGCCATGCTGTCGCGATCGCGCACCGTGACCGCCTTGTCGTCGAGGGAGTCGAAGTCGACCGTGACGCAGAACGGCGTGCCGATCTCGTCCTGGCGGCGGTAGCGGCGGCCGATCGCGCCGGCGTCGTCGAAGTCGACGTTCCACGATCCGCGCAGCTCGTCGGCGACCTCGCGGGCCAGCGGCGACAGGCGCTCGTTGCGGCTGAGCGGCAGCACCGCCACCTTCACGGGCGCGAGGCGCGGGTCGAGGCGCAGCACGGTGCGCACGTCGGTGCCGCCCTTGGCGTTGGGCACCTCCTCCTCGGCGTACGCGTCGACGAGGAACGCCATCATCGAGCGGGTGAGGCCGAACGACGGCTCGATCACGTACGGCACGTACTTCTCGCCGGAGGCCTGGTCGAAGAAGGCGAGGTTGCCGGCGCCGGAGTGCTCGATGTGGTTGGAGAGGTCGAAGTCCGTGCGGTTGGCGATGCCCATGAGCTCGCCCCAGCCCTTGCCCTGGAAGCCGAACTCGTACTCCACGTCGATCGTGCGATCCGAGTAGTGCGCGCGCTCGCCATCGGGCACGTCGAGCTTGCGCATGTGCGACGGGTCGATGCCGAGATCGACGAACCAGTTCCAGCACGCGTCGACCCAGTGCTCGAACCACTCGGCGGCCTCGGCCGGCGGCACGAAGTACTCGATCTCCATCTGCTCGAACTCGCGGGTGCGGAAGATGAAGTTTCCGGGCGTGATCTCGTTGCGGAACGCCTTGCCGACCTGGCCGACGCCGAACGGCGGCTTCTTGCGGCTCGCGGTGACGACGTTGGCGAAGTTCACGAAGATGCCCTGGGCCGTCTCCGGGCGCAGGTAGTGCAGGCCGGACTCATCGTCGACGACGCCGAGGTAGGTCTTCACCAGTCCGCTGAACGACTTCGGCTCGGTCCACTGGCCGCGCGTGCCGCAGTCCGGGCAGACGATGTCGGCCATGCCGTTCTCGGGCTCGCGGCCCTTCTTGGCGACGAACGCCTCGATGAGGTGATCCTCGCGGTGGCGCTTGTGGCACTGCAGGCACTCCACCAGCGGGTCCGTGAACGTCGCCACGTGACCCGAGGCCTCCCACACCTTCGTCGGCAGGATCACCGAGGAGTCCAGGCCGACCATGTCGCCGCGACCGCGCACGAAGGTCTGCCACCACTGGCGGCGGATGTTCTCCTTGAGCTCCGTGCCGAGGGGGCCGTAGTCCCACGCCGACCGCGATCCGCCGTAGATCTCTCCCGCCTGGAAGACGAACCCGCGGTGGCGGGCGAGGCTGATCACCTTGTCGAGACGGGACTGTTCGGCCACGGTGGCTCCAATGGTCGGGAGTGGATCGGATGGCCCGGAATCGGGCGCCAGAGCGGTGGGTGCCGCCACCCCAATCCTAATCCGCGCGTGCCGGACGGATTCCCGAGTGCCGACGTGCCGCCCACGCCCGCCCTCGCGACGCGGGCGCACCCGGGAACGGCCTTCCGCGGATCCGATGAAAACCTCTACCGCAATATGTCGCAAGTCCGTAAAGTCTTTCCCAATCGGCCCCACGGGCACCCCGATCGAGGAGACCAGCAATGACGCACCCCGCCCCCGTCGCGATCCCCCGCCGCGGCTTCCTGACCCTCGCCGCCGCCGGCGTCGCCGGCTCGGCGCTCACCGTGACCGTCGGATCCCTCACTCCCGCCGGTGCGGCGCCCCTCGCCCCGGCGAGCGCAACGACCGCGATCGGCGCGCACCGGAAGCGCGAGCTGCGCGCCATGTGGATCGCGACCGTCGTCAACATCGACTGGCCCTCGCGCACGGGCCTTCCCGCCGAGACGCTCCAGGCCGAGCTGCGGCACTGGCTCGACTTGGCCGTCGAGATGAACCTCAACGCCGTGTTCTTCCAGGTGCGGCCCACCGCCGACGCGTTCTTCGAGAGCCCGCTGGAGCCGTGGTCGAAGTACCTCACCGGCACGCAGGGCCGCCACCCCGGCTTCGACCCGCTCGCCTTCGCCGTCGCCGAGGCACACGCCCGCAACCTCGAGCTGCACGCCTGGTACAACCCCTACCGCGTGTCGATGGACACCAACGCCGCCGCGCTCGTGCCGGAGCACCCGGCGCGCGTGCACCCCGAATGGGTGTGGGCGTACGGCGGCAAGCTGTACTTCGATCCGGGCATCCCCGCCGCGCGCGAGCACATCTACGCCGCGATCCTGCACTCGGTGGCGAACTACGACCTCGACGGCGTGCACTTCGACGACTACTTCTATCCGTATCCGGTTGCGGGGCAGACGATCCCCGACGCCCATACCTTCGCCGAGCACGGCGCGGGCTCCGCCGACATCGCCGCCTGGCGCCGCGACAACGTCGACACCTTCGTGCGCGAGATCTCGCAGCGCATCAAGCAGACCAAGCCGTGGGTCAAGTTCGGCATCTCGCCGTTCGGCATCTGGCGCAACAAGGCGACCGATCCGCGGGGCTCGGAGACGAGCGGGTCGCAGTCGTACGACGCGCAGTACGCCGACACCCGCAAGTGGGTGCTCGAGGGCTGGCTCGACTACATCAACCCGCAGATCTACTGGCAGTTCGGCCTCGCCGTGGCCGACTACCTCAAGCTCGCGCCATGGTGGGCCGAGGTCGCCGCGCAGTCGGGCACGCAGCTGTACATCGGCGAGGCGACGTACAAGGTCACCAGCGGGGTGTTCACCGATCCGCGCGAGCTGACCAACCACGTCGCGCTGGGCAAGGAGCTCACCGCCGCCGGCACCCCCGTGCACGGCCACGTCTGGTACTCGGCGAACCAGATCCCCAAGGCCGACGCCCTCAACGGCGCGATGGCCGCCGTCGTGGCCGATCACTACCAGCGCCCCGCGCTCGTGCCGGCGATGCCGCACCTGCCCGGCACCGCCGTACGCGAGCCGGTCCTGGCCGAGGCCGTGCGCACCGATGCGGGCGTCGCGCTGAAGTGGCTCGACGCCGGCCCGAAGCCGACGCGCGCCACGTCGTTCGCGATCTACCGGGTCGAGGGATCCGCGAGCGCGATCGAGATCGAGGATGGCGCGAACCTCTGGGCGACGGTCCGCACGAGCGGCGTCGTGGAGCAGTTCTTTACCGACACGACGGCCGAGCCGGGCCGTGCGTACACCTACGTCGTCACCGCGCTCGACCGCCTCTGGAACGAGTCCGCCCCGAGCCGCGCGAAGCGGGTCTGAGCCCGGGCGGCTGCACTCCCGACGCGCCACCACGGGCTCGTCGACCGGAGTGAGCGAAGCGAACGAAGCGGCGGAGTCGAGGCCTGGAGGGTTCGACCCCGAGCTCTCGACTCGCTTCGCTCGCTCGAGCCGTCTCCGCTCGCTTCGCTCGGTCGACGAGCCCGCGTGGTTGGTGCTCGTGGTCGGCTGCAAGCCTCACGGCTCGTCGACCGAAGCGGCGCAGCCGCGGAGCGGAGACGGGCCGAGCGCAGCGCCGGAGGCGCGGAGTCGAGGCCTCGCGGGTCCAACCCCGCGCTCTCGACTCGCTTCGCTCGCTCGAGCCGTCTCCGCTCGCTTCGCTCGGTCGACGGGCCCGCGTGGTCGCACTCCTGACGCGCCACACGCGCCGCTGGCTCGTCGACCGGAGGCGCGCAGCGCCGGAGCGGAGACGGGTCGAGCGGAGCGCCGGAGGCGCGGAGTCGAGGCCGAACGACCGCACCCCCGCACGCTGGGCCCGGCGGCGTGCGAGGATCGCGGCATGGCCCTTCCGACGATGGCGGTCACGTTCCGCCCGCAGCTGCCGCCCGAGCGCCTCCACGATGTCGTCACCGCGGCCGATCAGGCGGGGATCGACGAGCTCTGGCTGTGGGAGGACTGCTTCCTCGAGGGCGGCATCGCCACCGCCTCGGCCGCGCTCGCTCGATCGGAGCGCGTGCGGATCGGACTCGGGCTGCTCCCCGTGCCGCTGCGCAACCCGGCGCTCGCGGCGATGGAGCTCGCCACGCTCGAGCGCCTCGCGCCCGGCCGCGTCATCGCGGGCTTCGGGCACGGCGTGCTCGACTGGATGGGCCAGGTCGGCGCGCGCGTCGCCTCGCCGCTGACCCTGCTACGCGAGTATGTGACCGCCGTGCGATCGCTGCTGGAGGGCGGCACGGTGGACGCGGCCGGACGCTACGTGTCGCTGCGCGATGTCGCGCTCGACTGGCCGCCGGCGGCCGCGCCGCAGCTGGTGATCGGCGCCACCGGCCCCAAGACGCTGCGCCTGGCCGGCGAGCTGGGCGACGGCGTGGTGCTCTCGGGCGGCACCTCGCCCGACGACGTGCGCGCCGCGCGCGCGATCATCGACGAGGGCTACGCCGCCTCCGGACGCGACGGCCGCTCGCGCGTCACGGTGTACGTGCCGGTGGACACCACCCTGCCGCGTCTGGCCGATCACCTGCGCGAACGCGCCGCCGCGTACGGCGACGCCGGAGCGGACGCCGTCTCGTTCGAGGCGCCCGCGGACTCCCCCGATCCGAGGCCGATCATCGACGCGCTGGCCGGCTGAACCTCACGCGGTCGCCGCGCGGGCGGCCTCGGCCGCGCGGGGCAGCCATGCCGGGGGCTTGCCGGGACGCTGGGGCGGCACGAGCAGGCCCGCCTCGCTGTCGGCGACGAGCTGGCGGGCGCGGCGCTCGCGCGTGGCCTCCTGCGCGGCCGAGGCGATCCAGTGCCGCACGGCCTTGCGGTAGCCCGGCGCCGCCTCGGCGAGGAACGCGACAGTGCCGGGCGAGGCGTCGATGATCGCCTGCAGCCGGGGATCCAGCTCGGCCTCGCCGCTCTCGTGCGAGTACACGCCGCTGCGCTCCGGCGCTCGGCGCTCGAACGCCGCGAGCCCGGCCGGGTGCATCCGGCCCTCGGCGGTGAGACGCTCGACGTGGTCGATGTTGACCCGCGACCAGATGCTGCGCGGCTTCCGCGGCGTCCAGCGCTGCCGGCGCCGGTCGTCGTCGATCGGCTGCGAGACCGAGTCGATCCACCCGAAGCACAGTGCCTCGAGTACCGCGTCGGCCCATGTGAGGCCGCGATCGGGCACGTGCGCCCGGCGCAGCTCCATCCACAGCTCCGGCGCGGTGTCGTGATGCCGCTCGAGCCACGCGCGGAACTCGGCGGCGTCGCGGAAGAACCGGGCCGGTCGCTCGGCGCTGCCGGCCGCGGTGCCGGGCTCGTCGTCGTGGCTCACGCGATCAGCCTGCCACCCGCCACCGACATCGCCGCGATCCCGCGCAGATCTGCGTTGCCGCGCAGCCAACGCCGCGATCTGCTGCGCGGAATCGCCGATCTGCGCCGGAACGCCGCGGACGAGGGGTGTATCGGCATCTCGGAGCCGGGTGTCCCCGGCCGCCGATAGGGTGAAGCACGTGAGTGATGCGGCGGACAGAAGGCGGTTGTCCCGCACCACCCCCAAGTGGCTCACGGTGTTCGCCCTCGCGTTCACCGGCCTGACCTCGGCGTACATGTTCACGCTCGTCGTGCCGATCCAGTCGGAGCTGCCCGAGCTGCTCGACGCGTCGCGCCAGGACACGGCCTGGGTCGTGACGATCACGCTCCTCGTCGCCGCCTGCGCCACGCCGATCTCCGGTCGCCTGGGCGACATGTACGGCAAGCGCCGCATCGTGCTCATCCTCATCGGGTTCCTGCTGCTCGGCTCGATCGTCGCCGCGCTCTCGCCCAACATCGTCGGCCTGATCATCGGCCGCGGGCTGCAGGGGGCGACGACCGGCGTGATCCCGCTCGGCATCGCGATCATGCGCGACGTGCTGCCCCCGGCCCGACTGGGCACGGCGGTGGCGCTCATGAGCGCCACGATGGGCGTGGGCGGCTCGCTCGGCATGCCCGTGAGCGCGTGGGTCGTCGAGAACCTCGACTGGCACGCGCTGTTCTGGATCGCGGCCGGCCTCGGCATCGTCGCCGCCGCGCTCGTGGTCGCCTTCGTGCCGCCGAGCGTGCTGCGCGCGCCGGGGCGCTTCGATGTGCCCGGCGTGATCGGTCTGACGATCGCGCTCAGCGGCATTCTGCTGGCGATCTCGCGCGGCAGCGACTGGGGCTGGCTCTCGCCCGCCACGCTCGGCGCGGGCCTGGGCGGCGTCGCGGTGCTGCTGCTGTGGGGCTGGTACCAGCTGCGCACGCCGGAGCCGCTGCTCGATCTGCGCGTGGCCGCGCGGCCGGCGGTGCTCTTCACGAACCTCACCGCGATCTGCATGGGCTTCGCGCTGTTCGGCTCGAACGTGACGCTGCCGCAGATGCTCGAGCTGCCGGCCGGCACGGGCTCGGGCTTCGGGCTCGGGGTGTTCGAGACGGCGCTGATCGTCATGCCCGCTGGTCTCATCATGATGCTCATCTCGCCGCTGTCCGGCTGGCTCGAGCGCGTGCTGGGCCCGCGCATCATGCTCTCGGCCGGCACCGGCTTCGTCGCGCTGTCGTACGTGTACCTGCTGCTGTGGAACGACCACGTGGCGCACCTGTTCATCGCCAACCTCATCGTCGGCGTCGGGATCGGCCTGAGCTTCGCGGCGATGCCGATGCTCATCATGCGCTCGGTGCCCGCGGCCGAGACGGGGGCGTCGAACGGCATCAACGCGCTCGCGCGATCGCTCGGCACCTCGACGGCCTCGACCGTGATGGCCGCCGTCCTGGCCGCGATGGTCGTGGAGTACGACGGCGTCGCCGTGCCCACGCTCGACGCGTTCCTGCTGTGCTTCTGGCTCGGCGCGATCACCGGGGCGGCCGCCTGCCTGCTGTCGCTGTTCATCCCGCGGCGGCCGCCCGTCGAGGCGCACCCCTCGGTGCCGGCCCGGGGCTGATCAGCCGAGGGGGAGCAGCTCGGGCGATGGCTCGGCGCGGGCGAGCCAGTGGGCCAGCACGCGGTGGAACAGCTCCGGATCCTCGGCGCTCCAGACGTGGTGCATCCGCGGCACGATCGCGGCCGTGCCCCGCGGCGCCGGCCCGGCCACATCGGGCAGGGCGTCACGCACCTGCCGCGGCTCCCGCTCCCCCGCCAGTACGAGCAGTGGGGCGGTGAGGGCTCCGAGGCCCGCGAGCGCGGCGGCGGGGAGCCCGTCGTACACCTGGCGGGTCATGCGCCGGGCCGACGCGCGATCCGTGCCCAGCCCGGTCTCGACGAACGCCGGCACCGCGTCGGCCGGCAGCCGGAACGCGCGCGCGAGCCCGCGCCAGTAGCCGGCGCTGCCCCACAGCGCGATCTGCGCGAGACCCGACACGCGCGTGAGGCCCCCGACGCCGCGCACCGCCGCGCCCGTGACGAGGCCGCGGCGCACGACGTCGGGGTGCCGCGCGCACAGCAGTGCGCCGAGCACGCCGCCGAGCGAGAGCCCCACGATGTGCGCGCGCCCTCCGGCGCCCCGCTCGCGCACGATGCCGGCGAGGTCGTCGGCCACCGTCTCGAGGTCGGTCCACGGCACCCCGGCCGATGCGCCGAAGCCCGGGAGGTCGGGCACGATCGCGTGGTACTCCGGCAGGGCCTCGGCCTGCGCCGTCCACATCCAGCCCGCCACGCTCCCACCGTGCAGGAACAGGATCGACTCCGCCGCGCCGGCGTGGTGCTCCTCGATGTGCATCACAGCTCCCCCTCCACCTCGTCGAGCCACGCGAGCTCGGCCTCCAGATGCCGCAGGCCGTGCCGCAGCGTCGCGCCGCGCAGGCGCTCGGCGAGCGAGCCGTCCGGCTGTGGGATCGCCCGGAGCGCGGCCAGGCGCGCCTCGGCGAGCGCCCGCCGCTGACGCAGCAGATCGCGCGCCACCTCGGGCCCCTCCCGGCCGGCGAAGAAGACGCGGGCGAGGAACGGATCGCGGTCGCGCTCGTCGTCGAGCGGCGAGGCGAGCCAGGCCGACAGGGCCCGGCGACCGGCCTCGGTGATGCGGTGCTCGCGCCGATCGGGGCGCCCCTCCTGGGGGATGACGGTCACCTCGACGGCGCCGTCGTCGACGAGCTTGGCCAGCGTGCGGTAGATCTGCGCCTGGTCGGCGGCCCAGAAGTGCGCGACGGAGTTGTCGAACGACTTCTTGAGGTCGTAGCCCGACATGGGGGCGAGATCGAGGAGCCCCAGCACCGCATTTG
This genomic interval from Microbacterium sediminis contains the following:
- a CDS encoding LLM class flavin-dependent oxidoreductase codes for the protein MALPTMAVTFRPQLPPERLHDVVTAADQAGIDELWLWEDCFLEGGIATASAALARSERVRIGLGLLPVPLRNPALAAMELATLERLAPGRVIAGFGHGVLDWMGQVGARVASPLTLLREYVTAVRSLLEGGTVDAAGRYVSLRDVALDWPPAAAPQLVIGATGPKTLRLAGELGDGVVLSGGTSPDDVRAARAIIDEGYAASGRDGRSRVTVYVPVDTTLPRLADHLRERAAAYGDAGADAVSFEAPADSPDPRPIIDALAG
- a CDS encoding PadR family transcriptional regulator — translated: MSLTNAVLGLLDLAPMSGYDLKKSFDNSVAHFWAADQAQIYRTLAKLVDDGAVEVTVIPQEGRPDRREHRITEAGRRALSAWLASPLDDERDRDPFLARVFFAGREGPEVARDLLRQRRALAEARLAALRAIPQPDGSLAERLRGATLRHGLRHLEAELAWLDEVEGEL
- a CDS encoding glycoside hydrolase family 10 protein, whose translation is MTHPAPVAIPRRGFLTLAAAGVAGSALTVTVGSLTPAGAAPLAPASATTAIGAHRKRELRAMWIATVVNIDWPSRTGLPAETLQAELRHWLDLAVEMNLNAVFFQVRPTADAFFESPLEPWSKYLTGTQGRHPGFDPLAFAVAEAHARNLELHAWYNPYRVSMDTNAAALVPEHPARVHPEWVWAYGGKLYFDPGIPAAREHIYAAILHSVANYDLDGVHFDDYFYPYPVAGQTIPDAHTFAEHGAGSADIAAWRRDNVDTFVREISQRIKQTKPWVKFGISPFGIWRNKATDPRGSETSGSQSYDAQYADTRKWVLEGWLDYINPQIYWQFGLAVADYLKLAPWWAEVAAQSGTQLYIGEATYKVTSGVFTDPRELTNHVALGKELTAAGTPVHGHVWYSANQIPKADALNGAMAAVVADHYQRPALVPAMPHLPGTAVREPVLAEAVRTDAGVALKWLDAGPKPTRATSFAIYRVEGSASAIEIEDGANLWATVRTSGVVEQFFTDTTAEPGRAYTYVVTALDRLWNESAPSRAKRV
- a CDS encoding MFS transporter, which gives rise to MFTLVVPIQSELPELLDASRQDTAWVVTITLLVAACATPISGRLGDMYGKRRIVLILIGFLLLGSIVAALSPNIVGLIIGRGLQGATTGVIPLGIAIMRDVLPPARLGTAVALMSATMGVGGSLGMPVSAWVVENLDWHALFWIAAGLGIVAAALVVAFVPPSVLRAPGRFDVPGVIGLTIALSGILLAISRGSDWGWLSPATLGAGLGGVAVLLLWGWYQLRTPEPLLDLRVAARPAVLFTNLTAICMGFALFGSNVTLPQMLELPAGTGSGFGLGVFETALIVMPAGLIMMLISPLSGWLERVLGPRIMLSAGTGFVALSYVYLLLWNDHVAHLFIANLIVGVGIGLSFAAMPMLIMRSVPAAETGASNGINALARSLGTSTASTVMAAVLAAMVVEYDGVAVPTLDAFLLCFWLGAITGAAACLLSLFIPRRPPVEAHPSVPARG
- a CDS encoding YdeI/OmpD-associated family protein; its protein translation is MSHDDEPGTAAGSAERPARFFRDAAEFRAWLERHHDTAPELWMELRRAHVPDRGLTWADAVLEALCFGWIDSVSQPIDDDRRRQRWTPRKPRSIWSRVNIDHVERLTAEGRMHPAGLAAFERRAPERSGVYSHESGEAELDPRLQAIIDASPGTVAFLAEAAPGYRKAVRHWIASAAQEATRERRARQLVADSEAGLLVPPQRPGKPPAWLPRAAEAARAATA
- a CDS encoding GntR family transcriptional regulator yields the protein MSALLALDTPQPQRLSDMVFVRLADAIVQGELAPGQSLRDQDLADQLGVSRMPVREALQRLERAGLIEMAASRYTRVAELTPQRVRETMEHAGYLYGSIIRLATKRMTDEQAETALALLGKVAASGTDDEAYHEANRAFNDFMIEVCGNSNFCLRSDLLYSVQWVVRHFPFAEYAMVLRAQHERLAGALVDRDADEAERIVREMYGVDGEHAAFFAGLDQTF
- a CDS encoding glycine--tRNA ligase, with amino-acid sequence MAEQSRLDKVISLARHRGFVFQAGEIYGGSRSAWDYGPLGTELKENIRRQWWQTFVRGRGDMVGLDSSVILPTKVWEASGHVATFTDPLVECLQCHKRHREDHLIEAFVAKKGREPENGMADIVCPDCGTRGQWTEPKSFSGLVKTYLGVVDDESGLHYLRPETAQGIFVNFANVVTASRKKPPFGVGQVGKAFRNEITPGNFIFRTREFEQMEIEYFVPPAEAAEWFEHWVDACWNWFVDLGIDPSHMRKLDVPDGERAHYSDRTIDVEYEFGFQGKGWGELMGIANRTDFDLSNHIEHSGAGNLAFFDQASGEKYVPYVIEPSFGLTRSMMAFLVDAYAEEEVPNAKGGTDVRTVLRLDPRLAPVKVAVLPLSRNERLSPLAREVADELRGSWNVDFDDAGAIGRRYRRQDEIGTPFCVTVDFDSLDDKAVTVRDRDSMAQERVPLEGLSAYLADRLKGA
- a CDS encoding alpha/beta fold hydrolase, coding for MHIEEHHAGAAESILFLHGGSVAGWMWTAQAEALPEYHAIVPDLPGFGASAGVPWTDLETVADDLAGIVRERGAGGRAHIVGLSLGGVLGALLCARHPDVVRRGLVTGAAVRGVGGLTRVSGLAQIALWGSAGYWRGLARAFRLPADAVPAFVETGLGTDRASARRMTRQVYDGLPAAALAGLGALTAPLLVLAGEREPRQVRDALPDVAGPAPRGTAAIVPRMHHVWSAEDPELFHRVLAHWLARAEPSPELLPLG